DNA from Chiloscyllium plagiosum isolate BGI_BamShark_2017 chromosome 35, ASM401019v2, whole genome shotgun sequence:
TTACCTGGACTCTTTGCACCAGAGACAGTCACCCTTCTTACAGTTGGATCATCTGATCTGGTCCGTGTTTAGGCACAGGAGGATATGACTGAGTGTGGCAGGTCAGGGGATCAAGATAGCAGAAAGGCAGAAACTTCAACCTTTGTAATTGTCCATCGATTGGAGGTTCTTACAGCTTGTCTGGATGAGAGTGAGGATGACAGGGGGTAATAAGCTAACTGACCATATCATCATGTTAATAATAatagtataacagaataattacaGCACTTCAATGGTGTGTACAAGGTATTGTAAGCCTTACATCCAGTGGTATATATGTTGTTGCACAGTGATTATGATATACATTGTTGAAAAAAATATGATGAAATCCAGTTTAATGAAAAGAAACATTAAACGTCACTGTGTTTGAAATGATTCTTTTCTCCAGCGTTTGAAACAGAGCCACATGTTTACCCTACACACCAACCAGAATTGGACCCTCCTTATAGCAAGCAATTTCCGAAAACGAGCTACATGATAGACTACGTGGATCCTGCGCTCCTAATGTACCCTCCCTGCCCTCCGGATTTGAACAAGGTGGAGAATGAGCAATTACAATATTGTGGACCCCCGGCTCCATCAGGCACTGATGAGACAGTAGAGCAGAATCAGTTATGTGGTACTTACATCCctttaaatcccaccattgcGACAGACTTGGAGGCACAGCAAAACCAGCAGCCAGATGTTCCAGAGTTTTGTGGATATCACCTTCCTACAAAAATGCCATTAGGACTGTGCACGGCTAGGTTTTGTGAGCCATGCAAGCCTACAGTCTTAGCTTCTTCAGGACCAGGTTTGGCTGCATGTTGTTCATCCTCCACTCCCTGAATCAGTGATGAACATTCAATGAAGAACCAAAATGAGAAAAACtacaagagaattttaaaatgactctttgttttcttttcagagtGAATGGAAATGGCTCATTAATAAATAGGGAATGATATACCTGTTGTTCTTCTGTTATGAGATTTGTATAAGGTATGACCAATCTGTGCCTCAGTCCATGACCAgttgtcagaaacaaaaaaaactatatcAAAATGATGTGGAAGACTATTAAACCCATGAGCCAAAACAGTAAATTAAATACCTAAGTTGCTTCATAAAATCAAAGATGTTTGGATTTCCACTGCCATTGTTCCCACAGGAATATTATAAAGGGACATAGGAATATTATAAAGGGATTCACAAACTCTTGTTAAAAACTACATTAAACACACATGCTTTACCATTAATACCTGCTTGAGTATTTGGTCATTCTAGTTATTGGAAGACTTTTTAAAACTAATGTTTTAAAGTTAAAAGCTGacaatttgtttgatttttattgAGAATTTTACACAACACGCAAGAAAATTGTACTTGTTTTTGCACTTgaataaatatttcttttttataGCTTGGAGATGTAAGTTCATGGTGATTGTTTTAAGAATGTGCATATTTTTACAGTGAGGGTATCTGAAGGCTTGTTTTTAAAAGGTACATTGTTTTGCCAATGTTAAACCTATAAACTCTAAACACTGATTTCTGTATTTTTGTTGCGGCTGTGATGGGATAAGTGTAGCAAACTATAGAATGTCATTGTcttaaaatgtctttttaacattatATTTTAGTTTTTAAGTTTTAGttcagtgttgcattttgatTATACATCCCTCTTTAGGTAGGAGTGCAGTTGATTTAAAACAATGAACAGGTTCACAACCATTCTGTGACTGGCGAGAGGGAGATCCAGATGTTTACATCAATGGGACTTCACACCTACAACAGTAGAATTTAAGCTGTCTTCTATCAAACGATATAGTAATTTCTCTTCAAATAACTGAaggagaatgctggaaatctgacatacCATAAGTGGTTGTTATCTAAAAAGGGAGAAATTTGGTTAAAAAGGCTGAGGCTCTTGTACTTTCTAATTTATGAAAGCATTTTTTAAACACTGTTAGTTTTTCTAACTTCAGCAAGTAATTCTCATTTCCCATCTCTGACTGTAAAAGTCACCGTAGCTCTACCAGATCACAGAGTTGCTCACACGTGAGAGAAaagactggtgatggtttaatggaaggctcaccatgcctcaggtcaGGGGAGAGCCTTCCATGGTAATCTCACTCaaaattggaattgaacccacactgttggcatcatgctGCCAGCCAGTTGAGCTATCCAATCCCCACCTGTTCTACATTTCCAATGGTCTCCATGTCAACATTCAAACATCTTAGGTGATATACCATCTGATCATTACAATGAGATTAAAGTACATATCCTCCATTTCATTAACAGTTGCTCAGAACATTGCCTCACTTTTCAGACAAATAGACCTTGTCTTCTGAACTTTTTAAGGAAATTTCAAGTGACAATAGAACATTACATACCCAGCTATAATTTGCACAGTGGTCAGCTTCTGAAGTAAACTAAAATGTATTCCTATTAATGGTTATATCTTGTACTAAATCTATGCATGTAGTTCATTCATTAAAGATGTGCATTATTCATTAGTGGAATATTAATAAATGATTTACACAGAGATATTGTTAAATTATCTCAAAGGATGAAAAATATCTTAGCTCTGTTTAATGAACAATGTATATAAATGCAGTTAGTTTTatgttattttgttttgcaattgaTTGCTTAGCATTTTGCAAACCAGTAAAGCCAAAGACCAAAGTAAAGAAACACAAACTATGCAATGGGTTCTTCATATGATTGACTTTATTTAAGTGGAAATTTCACTAAGGCAGTGAAGATAAATGTTTATTGCAGGCTAACAGATTTTAAGGAATGTGTGATTATTTAGCAAGACAAAACAATACATTTAAAGCGAAAGGCAATACTTTAATGGCTTGAAATCATTTCACATTGAACGGAACAGAAATGATCTACTTTTGCTGAGGTCCAGCAACTGCAGGCTTTTCCTCTCGGGTGATGGGCACAGATCGCTCAGGAATATCAGCCAACTTCCTGGGACCACAAATTGTAAGTACTCCATCCACTGACAGAGAGCTGGTGATCAGTGTTGGATCAACTCCTGTTGGAATCTTGTACTTTCGGTGAAATTCTCGAGAAACATAGCCATGTTCATCCTACGGAATAAAAGATTTGACCATTAAAAACTGTGTTCAGTCAACTTTTCTATCGATTTTACAAGAAAAAAACCtgattccattttatttttgactATCGCATACCAGGTCAAATAAACTATAAGACAATATACCACACAACCCAATACACAAATTAACTTTCTCATTCATCAGTAGTACAGTTCTGGAACTTTGACAATCCTTTGAAATGCAAGGTAAAAGCCATTGTGCTCCCTTTAAGTGAAACTCTTTAAATTCCTTACTGGGAGTGCAGGTATTTACCACAGAATTTAATTGTCTATAAATTCATATTCTATTAACTTTCAGTGGAATAATGTTTACAGCCATGTTAAGTTTTAAATATGGAATTTATATATCAGAATTGTGAGCTTACAGTTCAGAGTGACACTTTTTCAACTGGATAAATATCTTTTGCAAGTACTCAAGAATTTCAAAGTACTCAAAGTTATATAAATCCAATGCAAAAGAACATAAACTGGTAAGTGACTGGGTGCAGGAAAGTGACTCTTGAAACATTACAGAATACCCCTCCAATACTGCATAAATATCACATTCCACTGTAAGAGCTTCAGTTTAAATGGCACCTGCTTGAATGTTAAGATTGCAAGGTACACCACACATTTTATCCCCCAAaacaattatttataaaaatcattatAACAGTGGTTCACCAACTTTTATTAATATAAGAATAataatacatttcaaaagtaatttgttGGCCATGAAGTACTTTGGGAAATCCTATATGAAtggtgctatatcaatgcaagtctCCACAGGCCAGTAAATCATTGATTTAATATTTATTGTAGCTTAGTTAATCTCAGTAATAACACTACCACAATTATCTCCAACATCCTTTGGTCAGGGATGGAAACACTGGCAGAGTTCCTGCTCCTGGCCTCTGCacccacactgtaagaattctatgattctatccagTGTGCCCTGTTAGGTGTACAACAGTAGCCAtattataaaaatgtttttttgatCAACATGTTCCAAGATGCTCCATACCTCTGCAACAGATgagagttgaacctgggtctcctggctcagcaGTACGGattctaccactgcaccacaagacccctgCAACAATGGACATTAAGTGAAGAGAGAATTAAACTCATCTGTGATGCTCAGACCAGTCAAATAACTTGCCAATTATCATTGTAATGGCTAATGCTTGGACAATGATTGCCtttatacaatttttttttagattccctccTCCGAAgactaactcacccagacccatttcccctctgactaacgcacctaacactgtgggcaattcagcatggccaattcaactgacttgcacatctttggacgtgggaggaaaccggagcacccggaggaaacccacgcagacactgggagaatgtgcaaactccacacagacagtcgttaaATCATGAAATGTCAGATATTAACAAAGGATTCACTGTCATGGTTTTTGGTGTTATCTATAGTCCTTGGCCACATTGCAGTCTTGTAACTAAGTTCCCGGAATGATTCTATATTTAATTTTGCACAGCAAGGGCATGTGATGGCTTAGTTCAGCATAAAAGAGTGCTCGATTGCTATGTTTTAGTGGATAACATACCAGTCCTCAATTTAGACTGGCCTCTATTGGAGTATCTGTTAACTTGTTACAGGGAGCCAATTATCTTCATCATAAATATTATACTTAACAAATTCAGGCTTTTTTTAACATTCTTGCTGGTATACTTTAGTGGTTTTATGATGGTCAGGCAATTTGAGAATGTTTCACAAATGGATAAGGAGATGTTAAAATGTTGCTAAGTCACCTGGCATTGCTCCAGTGATAATAAATCTGGTTAATATTTTTATGCACCACTACTGCTGTGAGCAGTACCTATTAATACCGTAGTAAACAAAGTTATTAAGTTGGTCAAATTCATTCCATTAATAAAGTTGTATTTCAAGAAATTGCAAATCCTTCACTTTTGTGTAAAATTGTGGTATCTGATTTGACGTGCTTTTCTTCAATTGATTTTGAAATCTGATTATGGCTTGGTTTCAAATCCTGATGAGGGATTAGATATTGAACGACTGCAGTTTCAGCTGTCAGCCAAATCATCAGCCAGTGAAGAAATCAATATGTAATTTAACTCTCTCTCTGCCAAAATGCAGTGCCTACAATTTACACCAGACCAGCAAAAATCCATTGAGCTCTCCCACCACTGAAGCAAGTGAGTCCAAGTACAGGACAAGTCAAAAATGAAGCAAAAATAGGGAGAAACGTAAGAATTACCTGGCGTTCTTCATGCTGAGCCTGTACTTCAACAAAGTCACCCAGAACTTTCACACGGATTTCTTCAGGAGTAAAATGTTTAACATCAAGGTGAATAGTAAATTTATCCTTGTCCAGTCTCAACTGCAAGAGAGACAGAGCACAGTACATCTACTTAGAAAAGAATGAATGCCAAATTCCTAAGCTGTTTTCTTGTCATCGGTATTAGGAAGCTGATAAAATGAACTCGGATCATGAATTTCTGGAGCTCAACACTAATGACAGGAGCATCTCTTTCAAGATATCAATACAATACATTACCATTCATAAGCCaaaatgtcaaaataaaattCTAGCCAATTATGTATTAGCTTTGAGTCTCAACCATCAGGGCTGCAAACTTGCATTATATGAAAAATATATTGTCCTTTATAGCCCATCACACAATACAGGTTGTAATTAAAAcacaaagaagggtcactgaacccaaaatattaactctgctttctttccacagatgctgccagacctactgggttttcctagcaatttctgtttttgtgtctcatttccagcatctgcagttcttttttttgttttaaacttgggCTGAGATTATTAAAATACCTGAATAATCTTATGTGAATGTTCCATATTTAATAAAACCTCTACTGCTATATTAGATGACAAGCAACTAAACACTAGTCCCTTCAAGTTGCACTAACTAATCAATCTTTTACTTAACCTTTTTCTTAAATGTACTTCCCAGTGTGAATTATGATAGTTTCCTTCTCCATTTCAGCAATGTAAAACACCTCTCCATCAAGTAAAATAATCTTGTCTATTGACTTTTGAACCTACAAATTTTATATATGAGTTAATACTCCCAATGCAGAACTTGGAGGAGTACAATGGAGGTGCGTAACAGATGTTTGGGTTTGTAGGAACATCAGCTGGTGTTATTGCTTTCTGTGCCAGAACTCCTGAGATGCATTCCTAACGTGTGAATTACTGTTTAGGGATGGGTAACTTATACGATATACTCCACATGTTAAAGTAAACATTCAATCCTCCCACCATCAGCACATGAAATCTAGAGGACGCTTATTCAATTTAATCCTAAGACTGCCAACTATTAGAAAGAATTCCTGATCTAATAGCACTGTGAAAGTGTATTAAGTGCATAGAGTGCAGTGTAAAGAAAGAAGATTTGTCTTTTTCCCAAATGCATCTAGAAAtgctcaataaatgctggccttgcttaTGATTCCCATAGTCCAAAATGAATACAATGAAGCAATGGATTATCGAAAATGATATGAGAAATCTCAACAAGATCGCAGGGTATAAATGCAGATAATTgaaagagaaatttaaaataCATATACAATTTTATTAAAGTGCAATgagtatttataaaaatcattgtATAGGCTAATGGAAAAAAATATTGTGGTTATAGAAAATGCAATTATGTGCTGTGAAAACAAGTTATACATATTTGAGccaattattgtttttttttgacattaGAGATGGCTTACCAAGTTTCTACACCATTGGTAGAGGGAGTTGATGTTTAAAGTGGTGGATAGGGTGCCAACTGAGCAAACAGCATTTACCTGGATAATCCAGGCATGAAGTGAGTATCCAAGCAGCCTCAATGTGTGCCTAGTAGATGATGGCAAGGCTTTAGGAATTTGGGAACTGAACTGCTGGTGGCTCAAGAAACTATTGCATTTTTGTCCAGGTTGAGTTACTAGTCAATTTGAATGGTAGAAGTTTCACAGATAGTCATGTCAACAAATGGTAAGGAAAGGTAGTTAGACTCCTTTTTTGTTAAGTAGTGATTACCTAACACTTGTCTGCAAATTTAAAGTGACACTTGTTGACTCAAGCAGAAGGTTATGAAAAGAATATTTCTAGCATTAAGCACTGAAAGATGCGATCCAGCTTTCCTAATTCTGAGCTGTTTTATGACATAGATTCACAAGAATATTTTCAGAGGTATCAAATGTGATTCCAGGTAAATGATGAAAAAGAGGTGATCAGACTTACTGGAGAGTAACCAAGGCATGCATagagaaagtcagaagtcacatgacaccaggctatagttctacaggtttatttgaaatcacaagctttcagagcgctgctccttcatcaggtgaagtgctctgaaaacttatgatttcaaattaacctgttggactataacctggtgctactGTGACTTATCAAATGTGATTCCAGGTAAATGATGAAAAAGAGGTGATCAGACTTACTGGAGATTAACCAAGGCATGCATagagaaagtcagaagtcacatgacaccaggctatagttttacaggtttatttgaaatcacaagctttcagagcgctgctccttcatcaggtcaagtgctctgaaaacttatgatttcaaattaacctgttggactataacctggtgctactgtgacttctgactttgtccattctAATCGAACACCAGCACCTCGCCATCATGCATAGAGAGAGAAGAAGCAAAATTTCAGAGGATAAGTTTCTTCCACACAATTCCTAGTAGCTGGCTGAAATATTGTACAGAAAAGTTCAAGTTTATTTTGCAATTGCATCAAATTATTTAATTTAGATATCAGGATAATTGAGGGCACAATATCATGATTTCCATTAGCCGTAAATTGTTCCATGGAAGTTTGTTGGCCAGCTTTCAGTGGATTCTACTGGAACATTCCTTTCATAAACAACATTCTGGCTTGTAAACTCAACCCACAGATCAAGGGACAAACAAAGTCATATGAAAAGACAGATTAAATTGCACAAAGACAGACATTGTGGGAAACGTTAACTCATTCTAAGGTGAAGTATTATTACTAAGATTGTGGAGAATATTATCAGATAATATAAGGCTCAAAGTTTAAAATACTTTAAAACTTTCTTAAATTCAAATTATAACTTAAAGGCTAGGGGTGCTGTGGTACTCCCATTTTTGGCATCTGATGATATCCAGTAAGGCTTGATTTTCCCTACTCTAACAATGCAACTTAACACAAATTTAGAATTTTGATACTGCTCAAAAACAAGCAGTCTTATAGTCTATTTGAGTGAGACTGCAATTGTTACCAAATATTAATTATTTCATTTGGAAATGAACTAGAAAACCAACATGAATCAAAGTCACACCCTACATATAATATTCAACCTTAAAGCAACATTGAAATTTAGCCTCTGGCATTGACAACGGCCTTTGTGGAAAAGTTTAGTATGATTGAGGTTATCATAAGCAAGGAGATAAAAGGTGACAGGGGATAGGTGGAGATGTGGAGTGATTgaatcagccaggatcttattgaagggACTGAATAACCTACTCATACTCCTACTTCATATGTTCATTTCAGTAAGCATCTCAGCTTGTCCAAAGTTCAATCACTGGCATGTGCCAGTCAGCATCAGGATATTGACAGCTTTAACAATTACCAATTTATTACTTAAAATGACTTTAATTTGAGCTAACTTGTCCTGCTAATATCTGTATCCCCCATTTGGAGGATGGAGGAAGTGGGGCACTTTGTAGTTAGTTTGGATTTCGCTGACCAAATAGTGATTCTTATTCCATTAGCTAAAGCAGACTTCAAACCTTCATcaataaatatttatatttttattaactTATTCAGACATGTTAGGACACATCTCTGTGacaagtgggacttaaacccacacCTTCTGACCCAGTGGCAGGGAGACTACCACTCTGACATAAGattctaaattatttttaatcaacctgttctgacgTATAATGATGTACCTCCCAGATGGATAAGACATGAGCCTTGGAGCAGGGATACTACCTCTGTGTCACAAGATTCCACAAACCTTAGTCCTGCAAGTGCACAGATAGTGTTCCAATCAACAGTGCCATCAGCCTCCAATATCGGAGAAAATATTACTTTAGAAGACTTATTGGGTACCAGAGAATTTGATGTATTTCTAGCATTTCCTTTTGTTATTTTAAGTTTCCCAGCAAACAGAGTTTTTCTTATTATTGATTCTGGTTTTCTTGGGAATTAGTGTGTTCAGATACAGAAAATTTAGCCCACGTCTTTGGTCCTCACAAAATGACTCAAGATAACATTGAAAACCAATATTCCCACTAATTCAATTTGCAAATGGGAACAGACCTTAACGTTCCAATTTAGGACTTATCCCCCATTGAAACAATGACACTAACAATTTGTCAAAAAAATCTTATTATTTATTGCACTAATGAAGTGTGTTAATTAGCTATATATTTATGTATTTTAGAAATTCAGTGTAAGAACTTAAGAAATAGGCACAGGAGCAGTCGAATCAGCCTCCAAAGATCCTCAAGCTCAGCTTtatgttgcttaaatgtcccatTTCACCCCTAATCGCCTTCTATCATGTCCCCTCATTCCATCAACCTTGGTCCTGAATATCATCTACAACTAAACACCCATAGCCTTCTCAgatagagagttccaaagattcacaatcctcttagcaaaaaaaaagttctttccCACTCAGTTTGAAATGGCTGttgctttattttgaaattatatcCCCCTTTCCTATTTATCATATAGATATACATGTTTATTCATCTTCCACTTTATCATACAGATTTATGTGCTTGTTACCTTCCTCTTTATGATATATACATAATACATATACACATATAGAACAATTGGGAACATCCATTATTATTATGAGACAGACAATACATCCACAAAGATTGATCTGAGAGGTGAAGCTCCATATTAAGCAAATATTTTAGTCAAGTTGCAGGAAAATGCCacatctttaaaaaaatactgtgCACAGAACATACCTCTGATAGCCCAGATTGTACCCAGCTAGGCAGCCTGAACAAAGAGGATGGCATTCGCCAGTAGAAGGGGCTAACCATAGATGAGGAGCTTGGGAAGAAATCAGGATCAAGGTTTTCCCCAAAGTGCTGGTCATAGATACGGGAGGGGAAGAGGAAATTCGGCAGAAGGGAACGCCGTAGCCAAGGAGTCTGAACTGCAATGTCCATCTTCACTTTCCTGTTAAACGCAGCAGGATGTATATTAGTGTAGTTGTACTATCTGCAGTCCAATGAGGGCCAGTTGGTGTGTCAGTCCTTTATATACACAATGACACCCAATCCATTGAACTTTCTGGAAAACTGATGCAAGGCTGATTGACTCTGTCATGTGATTTCATTGTTTAGGGATTTATGTTTTGAGAGGGAGGATTAGAACTGACACAAGCAGTGGACCAGTCTCTGCACTGCTGGACAAAGCTCTGCTGATCACTCTCTTCCTCTGCTGGCACTGCTTCGGAATGCCAGAGGAGATGACCTCATGGCATTTCAATA
Protein-coding regions in this window:
- the c35h11orf1 gene encoding UPF0686 protein C11orf1 homolog, whose product is MAADDQFFSEEDTCPINHGPLERFDSGNEYNPDGDNRYSPQTLIGKWFEERIGINEIRKLKPLTSQYEYFYRTIYGDSYNKEEKRRESFETEPHVYPTHQPELDPPYSKQFPKTSYMIDYVDPALLMYPPCPPDLNKVENEQLQYCGPPAPSGTDETVEQNQLCGTYIPLNPTIATDLEAQQNQQPDVPEFCGYHLPTKMPLGLCTARFCEPCKPTVLASSGPGLAACCSSSTP
- the cryabb gene encoding crystallin, alpha B, b codes for the protein MDIAVQTPWLRRSLLPNFLFPSRIYDQHFGENLDPDFFPSSSSMVSPFYWRMPSSLFRLPSWVQSGLSELRLDKDKFTIHLDVKHFTPEEIRVKVLGDFVEVQAQHEERQDEHGYVSREFHRKYKIPTGVDPTLITSSLSVDGVLTICGPRKLADIPERSVPITREEKPAVAGPQQK